The Silene latifolia isolate original U9 population chromosome X, ASM4854445v1, whole genome shotgun sequence genome contains the following window.
atttctttaaatgcttacgagatattcactcgcatgatcactatgttttcacaaacacctaaagtccgtcaatacgatgcggcggctcgcttctttgaagctaagcttgagaggggccaaaaggttggtccccatgtccttaaaatggtcgaatatgttgacatcctagagcgtctagggtgtaagattcctaaaactcttgtggtggatcgaatccttcactcactccccaccaagtttgcccactttagggtaaactacaatatgaatgacatggataagagttaccctgaaattcatgcactcctcacccaagcggagagggatatggaggctagtgggagtgaaaagggagatgttttaaccatgaagttaaagaacatgtctcttggagtcaagaaaggaaagggaaaagaaaagtcccaattcaagaaatcgtcaaagaaaattgacaagggaaaggggaaggccgttgagaatggcaatcccaaggcaaaaagtgtcaagctctccgaggccgaatgtttccattgtaatgggaaggggcattataggaggagttgtcccaaatacttggaggatctcaaggaagggcgtgtgacgcctattggtatgatttcctctctctatgtgatagacgttaattatgcttgtacttccacttgggtacttgataccgaatgtggctctcacctttgtaaccatttgcagggtataagggacgtgcaagcactagcaaaaggtgatgtggatctccgcatgggcaatggagctagagtagccgccgttgccgtagggacctatgtgctcactttagctagtggtttagagttgtatttaaataagtgttattttgtaccaactttaactaagaacatcatctccatttccgcgttagacgcggaaggcttttgttttatgattaaggacaagtgttgtactttttctttaaatgatgtggtttatggcaaggccatttcaattggaggcatttatgttttaaatgatgttaatgacgtttatcatatggaaactaaaaagctcaaaaagggtgatccaaacgaatcctacctttggcattgtcgtttaggccacataaacgaaagacgcattaagagacttgcttcatcaaaagtgctcaaaccatttggtttcgaatcttatggtacatgcgagtcttgccttttaggcaagatgactcgtgcaccttttgcgggaaaagggacacgagctagtgaggttttggctctcatacacacggatgtgtgtggaccattaaccatcaccgctagaggaggttttcactacttcattacttttactgatgacttaagtagatatgggtatgtctacttaataaagaacaaaagtgaagcctttgacaagttcaaagagtttcaaaaagaagtagagaaccaattggataaaaagataaagactctacggtctgtccgtggtggtgagtatctaaatattgaatttgattcacacc
Protein-coding sequences here:
- the LOC141621223 gene encoding uncharacterized protein LOC141621223, with amino-acid sequence MATSSTPSTTSLGKDSWLRSVMDKCILKDDGSNFLEWESNIKSAALSDNVLTYLTDAPPIEPGARASSAVRTAYDDYVRMLNDIKNVLIWSISPKLKLSCISLNAYEIFTRMITMFSQTPKVRQYDAAARFFEAKLERGQKVGPHVLKMVEYVDILERLGCKIPKTLVVDRILHSLPTKFAHFRVNYNMNDMDKSYPEIHALLTQAERDMEASGSEKGDVLTMKLKNMSLGVKKGKGKEKSQFKKSSKKIDKGKGKAVENGNPKAKSVKLSEAECFHCNGKGHYRRSCPKYLEDLKEGRVTPIGYKGRASTSKR